From one Dermacentor silvarum isolate Dsil-2018 chromosome 3, BIME_Dsil_1.4, whole genome shotgun sequence genomic stretch:
- the LOC125944325 gene encoding uncharacterized protein LOC125944325: MTDFDKDGTAIYKRQSRSQTVTLKAGSPQNISVPGFESQTVTLKAGSPQNISVPGFESQTVTLKSGSPQNISVPGFESKTVTLKAGSPQNISVPGFESQTVTLKAGSPQNKSVPGFESQTVTLKAGSPQNISVPGFESQTVTLKAGSPQNISVPGFESQTATLKVGSPQNKSVPGFESQTVTLKAGSPQNISVPGFESQTPIRTPDDGGAGVSRREIWARAVDRCHEMATRPPRKSSMLRLLGGAGSQASRLV; the protein is encoded by the exons ATGACGGATTTTGACAAGGATGGCACCGCCATCTACAAGCGGCAAAGCAGA AGTCAAACAGTCACTCTCAAAGCCGGGAGCCCACAGAACATATCTGTTCCCGGCTTTGAGAGTCAAACAGTCACTCTCAAAGCCGGGAGCCCCCAGAACATATCTGTTCCCGGCTTTGAGAGTCAAACAGTCACTCTCAAATCCGGGAGCCCCCAGAACATATCTGTTCCCGGCTTTGAGAGTAAAACAGTCACTCTCAAAGCCGGGAGCCCCCAGAACATATCTGTTCCCGGCTTTGAGAGTCAAACAGTCACTCTCAAAGCCGGGAGCCCACAGAACAAATCTGTTCCTGGCTTTGAGAGTCAAACAGTCACTCTCAAAGCCGGGAGCCCCCAGAACATATCTGTTCCCGGCTTTGAGAGTCAAACAGTCACTCTCAAAGCCGGGAGCCCCCAGAACATATCTGTTCCCGGCTTTGAGAGTCAAACAGCGACTCTCAAAGTCGGGAGCCCACAGAACAAATCTGTTCCTGGCTTTGAGAGTCAAACAGTCACTCTCAAAGCCGGGAGCCCCCAGAACATATCTGTTCCCGGCTTTGAGAGTCAAACA ccaatcagaacgccagacgacggtggcGCTGGTGTATCTCGGCGCGAGATCTGGGCACGGGCGGTCGACCGGtgccacgagatggcgacacgtcCCCCGCGAAAGAGCTCGAtgctccgcctcctcggcggcgcggGCAGCCAGGCAAGCCGTCTGGTCTGA